A genomic stretch from Methanoculleus horonobensis includes:
- a CDS encoding VOC family protein: MKIILASIFVNDQERALKFYTETLGFVKKSDVSAEGYRWLTVVSPDDRNGTELLLEPNDNPVAQAYQKGIFEQDIPAASFGVEDVRAEYEGLKAQGVKFTTEPTDILDRVTIAAFDDTCGNLIQIQTLQK; the protein is encoded by the coding sequence ATGAAGATCATACTGGCCAGTATATTTGTGAACGATCAGGAGAGGGCTCTGAAATTCTACACTGAAACGCTCGGCTTCGTGAAGAAGAGCGACGTCTCCGCCGAAGGCTACCGGTGGCTTACCGTCGTCTCCCCCGACGACCGGAACGGGACCGAGCTGCTGCTCGAACCGAACGACAATCCGGTGGCACAGGCGTACCAGAAAGGAATATTCGAACAAGACATCCCCGCCGCGTCCTTCGGCGTCGAGGACGTCCGTGCGGAGTATGAGGGGCTGAAAGCGCAGGGCGTGAAATTCACGACGGAGCCGACCGATATTCTCGACCGGGTGACCATAGCGGCCTTCGACGACACCTGCGGCAACCTCATCCAGATCCAGACGCTGCAAAAGTGA
- a CDS encoding BREX system ATP-binding domain-containing protein, protein MLPVGSPAPGSAAACRYSPGALDSETLRYLLVGRENLLGEMLEDLDRASRSGTPRFFILTGSHGAGKSHLLNLLYHRVQDELSGQVIPVRLAEEEYSIFRASDFFLRVLAEMGIDTSAIAALDDDPLVLDVAVDTLTEAAAGGRQIAVFADNVHELFIQMDKSEIRALRSIFQRTDLFSVVASAPSLFPGISDHDEPFYNFFRVFHLRGLEPAEAKELMQRAARLDGNTAFIENFPDYEPGIEGLLHLAGGSPRVAVQVYETFSRCGTDDMGAVFFRMMDEQTPYYREVFGRLSGQRRIIFDTVLSADTPLTPKDIAERARLNPATVNAQLRRLEADGYVVSRPMRKRTSYEVRDRLFWLWRAMRRPAGRDRIGTFIEFLDAWHERPPVMEGESLQEPSVPYTAGERADALAAIGETQGQPGDPAQRAQLMQVSLDRAREELLNGNETNGLSLIGEAYRHAEDLNQGTVRRITADFLKGLVGEGRVSVIKSAVRGVVASGGAGFEGFLKPVADAVEIVEASDTRLYYTKLQPEERSVVAGIVRAITGSGELVPGLLARLLT, encoded by the coding sequence ATGTTGCCTGTAGGAAGTCCCGCACCGGGTAGCGCCGCCGCCTGCCGCTACTCCCCCGGGGCGCTGGATAGCGAGACGCTCCGCTACCTCCTCGTCGGCCGGGAGAACCTCCTCGGGGAGATGCTGGAAGACCTGGATCGGGCGTCCCGGAGCGGAACGCCGCGGTTCTTCATCCTGACCGGCTCCCACGGCGCCGGAAAGTCGCACCTGCTGAACCTGCTCTACCACCGGGTGCAGGACGAGCTCTCCGGGCAGGTTATCCCCGTGAGACTCGCGGAGGAGGAGTACTCGATATTCAGGGCGTCCGACTTCTTCCTCCGGGTGCTCGCGGAGATGGGGATCGATACGTCAGCGATCGCCGCGCTCGACGACGACCCCCTGGTCCTGGACGTTGCGGTCGATACCCTCACCGAAGCGGCCGCCGGAGGGAGACAGATCGCGGTATTCGCCGATAACGTGCACGAACTCTTCATCCAGATGGACAAAAGCGAGATCCGGGCGCTGCGGTCGATATTCCAGCGGACGGATCTCTTCTCGGTGGTTGCGTCGGCACCGTCGCTCTTCCCCGGGATATCAGATCACGACGAGCCGTTCTACAACTTCTTCCGGGTCTTTCACCTCCGGGGACTCGAACCCGCCGAAGCGAAGGAACTCATGCAGAGGGCTGCACGGCTGGACGGCAACACCGCCTTCATCGAGAACTTCCCCGATTACGAGCCCGGCATCGAGGGGCTGCTGCACCTCGCCGGCGGCAGTCCGCGGGTGGCCGTTCAGGTGTACGAGACCTTCTCCCGATGCGGCACCGATGATATGGGGGCCGTCTTCTTCAGGATGATGGACGAGCAGACGCCCTACTACCGGGAGGTGTTCGGGAGGCTTTCCGGGCAGCGGAGGATCATCTTCGATACCGTTCTCAGCGCGGATACCCCCCTTACGCCGAAGGATATCGCGGAGCGTGCCCGGCTGAACCCGGCGACGGTGAACGCGCAGCTCCGGAGGCTGGAGGCGGACGGCTACGTCGTCTCCCGGCCGATGAGGAAGCGGACGTCGTACGAGGTCCGGGATCGCCTCTTCTGGCTCTGGCGGGCGATGCGAAGACCCGCCGGCCGGGACAGGATAGGAACCTTCATCGAATTTTTAGACGCCTGGCACGAGCGGCCGCCGGTCATGGAGGGCGAATCCCTGCAAGAGCCGTCGGTTCCGTATACCGCCGGGGAACGAGCCGATGCGCTGGCGGCGATCGGGGAGACGCAGGGGCAACCGGGAGATCCGGCTCAGAGAGCGCAATTGATGCAGGTCTCGCTCGATCGCGCACGCGAGGAACTCCTGAACGGAAACGAGACGAACGGCCTCTCCCTGATTGGTGAGGCTTACAGGCACGCGGAAGACCTGAACCAGGGCACGGTGCGGCGGATCACGGCGGATTTCCTGAAAGGGCTCGTCGGTGAGGGGCGGGTCTCCGTGATCAAAAGCGCCGTTCGCGGGGTCGTCGCGTCCGGGGGCGCCGGGTTCGAGGGATTCTTGAAACCGGTCGCGGATGCCGTAGAGATCGTCGAGGCGAGCGACACACGGCTGTATTACACGAAACTGCAGCCGGAAGAGAGATCGGTCGTCGCCGGGATCGTCCGGGCGATCACGGGATCGGGGGAACTGGTGCCGGGGCTCCTTGCCCGGTTGTTGACGTGA
- a CDS encoding type II toxin-antitoxin system HicA family toxin, with the protein MKLPRTTGAKVVSALRKAGFEEVGTRGSHHYLYHA; encoded by the coding sequence ATGAAACTTCCGAGAACCACCGGTGCAAAGGTGGTCAGTGCTCTCAGGAAAGCCGGGTTCGAGGAGGTCGGCACCCGGGGAAGCCACCATTACCTCTATCACGCGTAG
- a CDS encoding GNAT family N-acetyltransferase, with amino-acid sequence MEDIPLRRFSPGDLEDVSRLVAETIEVSYAKSYPREAIDYFLDYHTVEQISADADRGCTFVIEPADRIVGTGTLLGTTIKRVFVHPSRQRRGYGALLMHALEREALRCGIRKVDLSASLPSKRFYDGLGYTTECEEYIPVGNGRRLDYYVMVKALDEGR; translated from the coding sequence ATGGAAGATATCCCGCTCCGGAGATTCAGTCCCGGGGACTTAGAGGACGTGAGCCGGCTTGTTGCCGAGACGATAGAGGTCTCGTATGCGAAGAGCTACCCGCGGGAAGCGATAGACTACTTTCTCGATTACCATACCGTGGAGCAGATCTCAGCGGACGCCGACCGGGGCTGCACCTTCGTCATCGAGCCTGCCGATCGGATCGTCGGCACCGGCACCCTGCTCGGCACGACGATCAAGCGGGTCTTCGTCCACCCTTCCCGCCAGCGCCGGGGATACGGCGCCCTGCTGATGCATGCGCTGGAGCGGGAGGCGCTCCGCTGCGGGATACGAAAAGTCGATCTCTCCGCCTCGCTGCCGTCGAAGCGGTTCTACGACGGGCTTGGCTACACGACGGAGTGCGAGGAGTATATCCCCGTCGGGAACGGGAGAAGGCTGGACTACTACGTGATGGTGAAAGCCCTGGACGAAGGCCGGTAG
- a CDS encoding type II toxin-antitoxin system VapC family toxin, which produces MKRYLLDTNILIYYLADAVQPENVNEIEDMLTSSFRISIITKIEFLGWKKHTPEGYALAQDFIRSAEVYPLTDTIADRAVHLRRTCGMKLPDAVIAATALTHECALVTRNESDFSGICELEIVNPLRDE; this is translated from the coding sequence ATGAAGCGGTACCTGCTCGATACAAACATTCTCATCTACTATCTTGCAGATGCTGTTCAGCCGGAAAACGTGAATGAGATCGAAGACATGCTCACTTCTTCGTTCCGAATCTCGATCATCACGAAGATCGAGTTTCTCGGGTGGAAAAAGCATACTCCGGAAGGATACGCACTGGCGCAGGACTTTATCCGCTCGGCGGAAGTATATCCACTGACTGACACAATTGCCGATCGCGCCGTTCACCTGCGCCGGACGTGCGGGATGAAACTCCCCGATGCGGTCATTGCAGCCACTGCTCTCACCCATGAATGCGCACTCGTCACCCGAAACGAGAGTGATTTTTCCGGGATCTGCGAACTTGAGATCGTAAACCCGCTCCGCGACGAATAA
- a CDS encoding class I SAM-dependent methyltransferase, which yields METHPVFKIFESFPRQGAGDDEHTEKAFSIIREPPGGGGEILDVGCGKGVQTMALARLCPSCRIIATDIHQPFLDAVDEKIAAEGFSGRVKTVCASMDDLPFGEESFDIIWAEGCSSIIGIENAVRYWKKLLKQGGYMMISDIFWFTETPSDEAREFFAEFHPAMMIEEKGSEIIRNAGLELVGSFRLPSRVWEESFYGKLREKFGELEEEYADDEVALMVIEGLKRQTKIFEKYPDEFGNTYYVMRKPL from the coding sequence ATGGAAACCCATCCAGTTTTTAAGATTTTTGAATCGTTTCCCCGGCAGGGGGCCGGGGATGATGAGCACACGGAAAAGGCATTTTCAATCATCCGAGAACCACCTGGAGGAGGTGGTGAGATCCTTGATGTTGGTTGCGGGAAGGGTGTACAGACGATGGCCCTTGCCCGCCTGTGCCCGTCCTGCAGGATAATCGCGACAGATATACACCAGCCTTTCCTCGATGCGGTGGATGAAAAAATTGCAGCCGAAGGTTTCTCCGGGAGAGTCAAGACGGTCTGTGCATCTATGGACGATCTTCCCTTTGGAGAGGAGTCTTTCGACATTATATGGGCTGAAGGATGTTCATCCATCATAGGCATCGAGAATGCCGTCAGGTACTGGAAAAAACTTCTGAAACAGGGGGGATACATGATGATCTCGGATATATTCTGGTTTACGGAGACCCCCTCTGATGAGGCACGGGAATTCTTCGCCGAATTCCATCCGGCAATGATGATCGAAGAGAAAGGATCTGAGATCATCCGGAATGCCGGGCTTGAGCTGGTTGGATCCTTCAGGCTCCCTTCACGAGTATGGGAAGAAAGTTTCTACGGTAAACTGAGGGAGAAGTTTGGAGAACTCGAAGAGGAATATGCAGATGATGAGGTCGCCCTGATGGTAATCGAGGGGTTGAAACGGCAGACCAAAATCTTTGAGAAATACCCGGATGAGTTTGGGAATACATATTATGTGATGAGAAAACCGTTGTGA
- a CDS encoding class I SAM-dependent methyltransferase — MDIFDSVYQGTPPWEIGRPQKAFVELARAGEVTGSVLDVGCGTGDHALFFAEEGHEVLGIDTAALAIRRAEEKAAKRGLKAQFLVHDALDLFGLGRTFDTVIDSGFFHTLSDEDRPVFVDNLAAVLAPGGRYFMLCFGDQNPGEYPLPRRITEGEIRDSFRDGWRINSIRPAVFENSIQPEGHHAWLAAISRIVPGGES, encoded by the coding sequence ATGGATATCTTCGACTCGGTCTACCAGGGCACGCCCCCCTGGGAGATCGGCCGGCCCCAGAAGGCGTTCGTCGAACTCGCCCGGGCGGGAGAGGTTACCGGCTCCGTCCTGGACGTGGGGTGCGGAACGGGGGATCACGCACTCTTTTTTGCGGAGGAAGGGCATGAGGTGCTCGGGATCGACACCGCCGCTCTTGCGATCAGGAGAGCCGAGGAGAAGGCGGCCAAAAGAGGGCTGAAGGCGCAGTTCCTCGTCCATGACGCACTGGACCTCTTTGGGCTCGGCAGGACGTTTGACACCGTCATCGATTCCGGCTTCTTCCACACCCTCTCCGACGAAGACCGGCCGGTCTTCGTGGATAACCTCGCAGCCGTCCTCGCGCCCGGCGGGCGGTACTTCATGCTCTGCTTTGGCGACCAGAATCCCGGCGAGTACCCTCTGCCGAGGAGGATCACGGAGGGGGAGATCCGGGATTCCTTCCGGGACGGGTGGCGGATCAACTCCATCCGGCCGGCGGTCTTCGAGAACAGCATCCAGCCCGAAGGACACCATGCCTGGCTCGCGGCGATATCGAGAATTGTTCCCGGCGGCGAATCGTGA
- a CDS encoding type II toxin-antitoxin system HicB family antitoxin, translating to MEQNEEGGYTVTVPSLPGCVSEGSTWDEALTHIEEAIAGYVEVARKLGRPIPVEISVPLNTTNAGI from the coding sequence ATGGAGCAGAATGAGGAGGGAGGGTATACCGTAACGGTACCGTCCCTTCCGGGATGTGTCAGCGAGGGGTCTACCTGGGATGAGGCGCTGACGCATATCGAGGAGGCGATCGCGGGATACGTCGAGGTGGCCCGGAAACTCGGCAGACCAATCCCGGTTGAGATCTCCGTTCCCCTGAACACGACCAACGCCGGGATATGA
- a CDS encoding B3/B4 domain-containing protein, giving the protein MEIHKEILAAFPGLSVAEGDVGPLSIQEKSPALNGLSDETIRLVRERYTLERIKDEPLFRAYRDFFWKVGIDPTKTRPASEALVRRILAGKMLPAINTAVDAYNLASVRTGIPIAAFDADTLGGDLAMRFAGEGEEFLGIGMAAPVTLHKNQVILTDEDAIVAVYPYRDSDATKITLATTTVHIVACGVPGIEREKVSSAYELAVAYLREYASGIR; this is encoded by the coding sequence ATGGAGATTCATAAGGAGATTCTTGCCGCCTTCCCCGGTCTCTCGGTTGCAGAGGGTGATGTCGGGCCGCTGTCGATTCAGGAGAAGAGTCCGGCCCTGAACGGCCTGAGCGACGAGACCATCCGCCTGGTAAGAGAACGGTATACGCTGGAGAGGATCAAGGATGAGCCCCTCTTCAGGGCTTATCGGGACTTCTTCTGGAAGGTGGGCATCGATCCGACCAAGACGCGGCCCGCTTCAGAAGCGCTTGTCCGAAGGATCCTGGCCGGGAAGATGCTCCCGGCGATCAACACCGCGGTGGATGCCTATAACCTGGCCTCAGTCCGGACTGGCATACCCATTGCGGCGTTCGATGCCGATACCCTGGGTGGGGATCTCGCGATGCGATTTGCAGGAGAGGGCGAGGAGTTCCTCGGCATCGGGATGGCCGCACCCGTCACGCTCCATAAAAACCAGGTCATCCTGACGGATGAGGATGCGATCGTCGCCGTCTACCCGTACCGCGACTCCGATGCAACAAAGATCACCCTCGCCACAACGACGGTTCATATCGTGGCATGCGGCGTGCCGGGGATTGAGCGGGAGAAGGTCAGTTCGGCATACGAACTGGCCGTCGCATACCTGCGGGAATACGCTTCCGGCATCCGGTGA
- a CDS encoding ORC1-type DNA replication protein yields the protein MTHSSLLRSDETLFRDPEVFEFTYLPGEIHHRDAQVRELAWLLRPALRGGSAGSAVLRGPPGTGKTTTVRRIFREIREETKRIVPVYVNCRHDRTPLAVYRSIFKQIFGYAPPPTGRHLDGVKEGIAARLHGEDAALVVCLDDANYLIAAGTSNLLLYQILRLYEKWDVKKPGVFAVAGDLALNLYAEADASVRSVFHPLEVFFPPYDRGEIREILTDRIKQGLYPGVMPASLLDRIAGIAAGEQDVRVGIDLVRAAVLRAEKDGRRRVTAGDVTVAARTVVAPVLRTRAAELSPGERALLSRIAERSREGGDMMSGAVFEAARDYFPIGKTTYHEHLTGLSKAGIIDLVPGTGRGRGRAIRLRYDPEDVAAACSFPDKSGSLIP from the coding sequence ATGACGCACTCCTCCCTCCTCCGCTCCGACGAGACGCTCTTCCGCGACCCCGAGGTCTTCGAGTTCACGTATCTCCCGGGAGAGATCCACCACCGCGACGCCCAGGTCAGGGAACTCGCTTGGCTCCTCCGGCCGGCGCTCCGGGGCGGGAGCGCGGGGAGCGCTGTCCTCCGCGGCCCGCCGGGGACCGGGAAGACCACCACCGTCCGGCGGATCTTTCGCGAGATCCGGGAGGAGACAAAGAGGATCGTCCCGGTCTACGTCAACTGCCGTCACGACCGTACGCCGCTCGCCGTCTACCGGAGTATCTTCAAACAGATCTTCGGCTACGCCCCGCCGCCGACCGGCCGGCACCTCGACGGCGTCAAAGAGGGGATCGCCGCCCGGCTCCACGGCGAGGATGCGGCGCTTGTTGTCTGCCTCGACGACGCAAACTACCTCATCGCAGCCGGAACCTCTAATCTCCTCCTCTACCAGATCCTCCGGCTCTACGAGAAGTGGGACGTCAAAAAGCCCGGAGTCTTTGCAGTCGCAGGCGACCTCGCCCTGAACCTCTACGCCGAGGCCGATGCGAGCGTCCGGTCGGTCTTCCATCCTCTGGAGGTCTTCTTCCCACCTTACGACAGGGGCGAGATCCGCGAGATCCTCACCGACCGCATCAAGCAGGGGCTTTATCCCGGGGTGATGCCGGCATCCCTCCTCGACCGTATCGCCGGCATCGCCGCCGGCGAACAGGATGTCCGTGTCGGGATCGACCTCGTTCGGGCAGCAGTCCTCCGGGCGGAGAAGGACGGCCGCCGCCGGGTCACCGCGGGCGACGTGACGGTCGCAGCCCGGACGGTCGTGGCGCCGGTGCTCCGGACCCGTGCCGCGGAACTCTCGCCGGGCGAGCGGGCGCTGCTCTCCCGGATCGCGGAGCGGTCGCGGGAAGGGGGCGATATGATGTCGGGGGCGGTCTTCGAGGCGGCACGGGATTACTTCCCGATCGGGAAGACGACGTACCATGAGCACCTGACAGGGCTCTCGAAGGCCGGGATCATCGATCTCGTGCCCGGAACGGGGCGCGGGCGGGGCCGGGCGATTCGTCTCCGGTATGATCCCGAGGATGTGGCTGCCGCATGCAGTTTCCCGGACAAATCAGGATCTCTCATCCCCTGA